Below is a genomic region from Glaciihabitans sp. INWT7.
CCACCGCCCAGTCGGCATCCGAGACGATCCTCCAGGCCAACCCCGATCTCGCGGGCATGGTGGGCATCGGTGGATCCGACCTCCCCGGAATCGCCGGCGCTCTCAAGTCGGGCAACAAGTGTGGTGCGGTCAAGGCCGTCGGATTCGATGTGGTGCCCCAGGGCATCGACGGCATGAAGGGCAAGTGCGTCGACGCACTCATCTCGCAGAAGCCTTTCGGCATGACCGCCCAGGCCCTGCAGATCCTCGCCGACTTCCACGCGAAGACCTCCAAGTTGAAGGACAACTTCACCGTGGACACCGGAGTCGTCACAGTCACACCGGACTCACTCGACGAGTTCCTGAAGACCGCGCACTAGCGCAGACTGGCGGGGCCGATCTCGGTCGGCCCCGCACCCCCTTTCAACAACGAAGTTTTAGGAGTGGCCATGACAGAGCCAGCGCTCATCTCGATGCGCGGTATCGTCAAGCGATATCCGGGCGTGACGGCCCTCCGCGACGTCGACCTTTCCGTGCAGCCCGGCGAAGTGATGGCCCTGGTCGGCGAGAACGGCGCCGGCAAGAGCACGCTGCTGAAGATCCTCGCCGGCGCCGCCCGCGCCGATGAAGGCACCATCGAGGTCTCCGGCGTGGTGCGCGACATCCAGGCGCCCCGCGACTCCCAGGCGTGCGGCATCGCCGTCATCTACCAGGAGCTGAACCTCGCCAACGACCTCAGTGTCGCCGAGAACATCTACGTCGGTCGCGAGATCAAAAACCGCTTCGGCCTCGTCGATTTCAGGGCGATGGAGCGCGGCGCTGCCGCCCTGCTGAACAGCCTCGGTGTCGCGATCTCGCCCCGTCAACTCGTCGGCGATCTGAACATCGCGCTGCGGCAGATGGTCGAGATCGCCAAGGCGCTTCTGGTCGATGCCCGCATCGTGGTAATGGACGAACCCACCTCATCTCTCACGGAGGAAGAGGTCGAGACGATCCTGGAGCTGGTGCGAAAGCTGCGCAGCAATGGGGTGAGCGTCATCTACGTCTCGCATCGCATGCGCGAGATCTACGAGATCGCCGACCGGATCACCGTCATGCGTGACGGCGCCGTCGTCGGAGTGTGCGAGGCCAGAGATACCACTCCGAACGACGTCGTGCAGATGATGGTCGGGCGTGAGCTCGTCGACCTCTACGGGGTCCGGTCCGCCCCGCTGGACAAATCCGCCCCTCCCGCGCTCGAGGTGAAGAGTCTGAGTTCCGGAGACCTCTTGCACGATGTGAGCTTC
It encodes:
- a CDS encoding sugar ABC transporter ATP-binding protein, translating into MTEPALISMRGIVKRYPGVTALRDVDLSVQPGEVMALVGENGAGKSTLLKILAGAARADEGTIEVSGVVRDIQAPRDSQACGIAVIYQELNLANDLSVAENIYVGREIKNRFGLVDFRAMERGAAALLNSLGVAISPRQLVGDLNIALRQMVEIAKALLVDARIVVMDEPTSSLTEEEVETILELVRKLRSNGVSVIYVSHRMREIYEIADRITVMRDGAVVGVCEARDTTPNDVVQMMVGRELVDLYGVRSAPLDKSAPPALEVKSLSSGDLLHDVSFAVRPGEILVLAGLIGAGRSDAALAIFGAAKRRGGEILVSQKALALRSPIEAMDAGIGFVPEDRKHQGLFLGLPVRENISSASLRAISRLSIVSRRSDRDLATHHSSQLGLRLSAIDVAAGTLSGGNQQKVVLARWLARKPRILILDEPTRGVDVGAKAEIYQLIRTIAAEGVAVLVISSELTEVLGIADRIVVMREGYGVGELNAADATEKRVMAMATGVEGDVS